The proteins below are encoded in one region of Paenarthrobacter ilicis:
- a CDS encoding branched-chain amino acid ABC transporter permease: MPVRTGCKGAAGTTPTVEVSILRSTLRDPSIRRSKGLQRVVGALFASLIALLLIAAPAAEATTPSPSPSATNFQNNISGFLRDDARAPIPGVKVKASGNGFQGEATSGANGAWTIGVPVQGTYTIELDTSTLPEGIKLADGQDNPRDVTFSQTSNLSVIFAFGKGIVVQQQDFGQNLLNRLVAGLSFGLLLALAAVGLSLIFGTTGLTNFAHGEMVTLGAVLVFMFNGLGLPFWLAILLALVGGGLFGYAQDAGLWRPLRKRGSGLVPMMIVSIGLALAIRYVIQFFFGGATQQLPGAQSAEIQIGPVSITPNNLWSLVISAVVIALVGIVLLKTRLGKATRAVADNPALAAASGIDVDSVIRLVWIVGGVLASLGGILWAYYRPGVTFDMGSQILLLIFAGVTLGGLGTVFGALIGSIVVGIFVELTTVFGLPADLKYVGALFIMIVVLLFRPQGILGRRERVG, translated from the coding sequence ATGCCCGTTCGCACCGGTTGCAAAGGCGCAGCCGGGACCACCCCCACTGTGGAGGTTTCCATTTTGAGAAGCACACTGCGTGACCCGTCCATCAGACGGTCCAAGGGACTGCAGAGAGTTGTCGGGGCGCTGTTCGCATCCCTCATTGCTCTTCTGTTGATCGCCGCCCCTGCGGCGGAGGCAACCACCCCCTCGCCTTCGCCGTCCGCGACGAATTTCCAAAACAACATCAGCGGATTCCTCCGCGACGACGCAAGGGCTCCCATTCCCGGCGTCAAAGTCAAGGCATCAGGCAACGGATTCCAAGGCGAAGCCACCTCCGGAGCCAACGGCGCCTGGACCATCGGCGTCCCGGTCCAAGGCACCTACACCATCGAGTTGGATACCTCCACCTTGCCGGAAGGTATCAAGCTCGCTGACGGCCAGGACAATCCCCGCGATGTCACCTTCAGCCAGACATCCAACCTGTCCGTGATCTTCGCTTTCGGTAAAGGCATCGTGGTCCAACAGCAGGACTTCGGCCAGAACCTCCTCAACCGCCTGGTGGCGGGCCTCAGCTTCGGCCTGCTCCTTGCCCTTGCCGCCGTTGGCCTCTCGCTGATCTTCGGTACCACAGGCCTCACCAACTTCGCCCACGGCGAGATGGTCACCCTGGGCGCAGTCCTGGTGTTCATGTTCAACGGCCTGGGGCTCCCCTTCTGGTTGGCCATCCTGCTGGCGTTGGTTGGCGGTGGGCTCTTCGGCTACGCCCAGGACGCGGGATTGTGGCGCCCGCTGCGTAAACGCGGCTCGGGCCTGGTCCCCATGATGATCGTCAGCATCGGCCTCGCCTTGGCCATCCGTTACGTCATCCAGTTCTTCTTCGGCGGAGCCACCCAGCAGCTGCCCGGAGCCCAGAGCGCCGAAATCCAGATTGGGCCGGTATCCATCACACCGAACAACCTGTGGTCCCTGGTCATCAGCGCAGTCGTGATTGCGCTGGTTGGCATCGTGCTCCTCAAGACCCGCCTTGGCAAGGCCACCCGCGCGGTAGCCGACAACCCGGCCCTCGCGGCTGCGTCCGGTATCGACGTTGACTCCGTGATCCGCCTGGTATGGATCGTTGGCGGCGTCCTTGCCTCCCTCGGTGGCATCTTGTGGGCCTACTACCGGCCCGGCGTCACTTTCGACATGGGCTCGCAGATCCTGCTGCTCATCTTTGCGGGTGTGACCCTCGGTGGCCTGGGAACCGTCTTCGGCGCACTGATCGGCTCGATCGTCGTCGGAATCTTCGTGGAACTGACCACCGTGTTCGGCCTCCCCGCCGACCTCAAGTACGTCGGTGCCCTCTTCATCATGATTGTTGTCCTTCTGTTCCGGCCGCAGGGTATCCTCGGCCGGCGTGAGCGTGTGGGTTAG
- a CDS encoding Bax inhibitor-1/YccA family membrane protein has protein sequence MALGGNPVFNGKNFRGAKQAPPVPQNPYGQQFNQAGRAPSQVMDGQAAWSAQQQNMTNEQLQQMYSQPSAGPADTGRMTYDDVIMKTVACLVVLVLGAGVTLFVAPALSTMLMIVGALGGFVLALVNTFKKQPSPALILAYAGLEGLFLGGLTRILDGMYPGVGLQAVIGTLAVFGVTLVLFKSGKVRATPKMVRFFMIATIGYAVFALINLVMMWTGAVQEPFGLRTSITIAGIPLGVFIGILAIGLAAFSLIMDFTSIEQGVKAGAPERYSWVAAFGLTVTLVWLYVEIIRLLAILRGDD, from the coding sequence ATGGCACTTGGCGGAAACCCAGTCTTCAACGGAAAGAATTTCCGTGGAGCAAAGCAGGCCCCGCCTGTACCGCAAAATCCCTACGGCCAGCAGTTCAATCAAGCTGGCCGTGCCCCCTCGCAGGTCATGGACGGCCAGGCAGCATGGTCCGCCCAGCAGCAGAACATGACCAATGAGCAACTGCAGCAGATGTACAGCCAGCCCTCGGCCGGCCCCGCCGACACCGGGCGCATGACGTATGACGACGTGATCATGAAGACCGTCGCCTGCCTCGTGGTGCTGGTCCTTGGTGCGGGTGTCACGCTTTTCGTCGCCCCGGCCCTCTCCACCATGCTGATGATCGTCGGCGCCCTGGGTGGTTTCGTCCTGGCGCTGGTCAATACCTTCAAGAAGCAGCCGTCCCCGGCGCTGATCCTCGCGTACGCAGGCCTCGAAGGACTGTTCCTGGGCGGCCTGACCCGCATCCTTGATGGCATGTACCCGGGCGTCGGCCTGCAGGCAGTCATCGGCACCCTTGCAGTCTTCGGCGTCACGCTGGTGCTCTTCAAGAGCGGCAAGGTCCGCGCTACCCCCAAGATGGTCCGCTTCTTCATGATCGCCACCATTGGCTACGCGGTCTTCGCGTTGATCAACCTGGTGATGATGTGGACCGGCGCTGTGCAGGAGCCCTTCGGCCTCCGCACGAGCATCACCATCGCAGGTATCCCGCTGGGCGTCTTTATTGGCATCCTGGCAATCGGCCTGGCAGCCTTCTCGCTGATCATGGACTTCACCAGCATCGAGCAGGGCGTTAAGGCAGGCGCTCCCGAGCGCTACTCCTGGGTTGCCGCATTCGGCCTGACGGTCACCTTGGTATGGCTGTACGTCGAAATCATTCGTCTCCTGGCCATTCTTCGCGGCGACGATTGA
- a CDS encoding acetyl-CoA C-acetyltransferase, which yields MTEAVIVSTARSPIGRAFKGSLKDERPDDLATAMVQAALAKIPGFDPRADDGRGLDDLLLGCAEPSGEAGSNMARVVAVLAGLDRVPAATINRFCASSLQTLRMAFHAIKSGEAQAMVSAGVESVSRYRDWAGAGETDTANHNPLFAAAAQRTAARAASNIPWTDPRMGGRMPDIYISMGQTAENVATSYGISRAEQDEWGVLSQNRAEAAINSGFYARDITPYTRKDGVVVDRDDSPRPGVTLDAVSTLQPVFRADGTVTAANACPLNDGAAAVVVMSDSRARELGLQPLARVVSTGVSALSPELMGMGPVEASRRALALAGMTMDDIDLVELNEAFAVQVVASARELGIDPDKLNVHGGAIALGHPFGMTGARMTSTLLNGLQSRDGTLGLATLCVGGGQGMAVVFERLT from the coding sequence ATGACTGAGGCTGTCATTGTTTCCACTGCCAGAAGCCCCATTGGACGCGCCTTCAAAGGCTCCCTGAAAGACGAACGTCCCGACGATCTTGCCACCGCCATGGTGCAGGCGGCCTTGGCCAAAATCCCCGGATTCGACCCCAGGGCGGACGACGGCCGCGGACTCGATGACCTCCTGCTCGGTTGCGCCGAACCCAGCGGCGAGGCCGGCTCCAACATGGCACGGGTAGTGGCGGTCCTGGCCGGCCTGGACCGGGTGCCCGCAGCCACCATTAACCGCTTCTGCGCCTCCAGCCTCCAAACCCTCCGGATGGCCTTCCACGCCATCAAATCCGGGGAAGCGCAGGCAATGGTGTCCGCCGGAGTGGAGAGCGTCTCCAGATACAGGGATTGGGCAGGCGCCGGGGAAACCGATACCGCCAACCACAACCCACTCTTCGCCGCGGCAGCGCAACGCACAGCGGCGCGCGCGGCCTCCAACATTCCGTGGACCGACCCAAGGATGGGCGGCCGGATGCCGGACATCTACATCTCCATGGGGCAAACCGCCGAGAACGTCGCAACCAGTTACGGAATCAGCCGGGCGGAGCAGGATGAGTGGGGCGTCCTCAGCCAGAATCGCGCCGAAGCCGCCATCAACTCGGGCTTTTACGCCCGCGACATTACGCCATACACCCGCAAGGACGGCGTGGTGGTGGACCGGGATGATTCACCACGGCCCGGAGTCACCCTGGACGCTGTCTCCACATTGCAACCCGTGTTCCGGGCCGATGGCACCGTGACGGCGGCAAACGCCTGCCCCCTCAACGACGGTGCGGCGGCTGTGGTGGTGATGAGCGACTCCCGGGCACGCGAGCTCGGCCTCCAGCCCCTGGCACGGGTGGTGTCCACCGGAGTGAGTGCCCTCTCCCCCGAACTCATGGGCATGGGACCCGTGGAAGCCTCACGGCGCGCATTGGCCCTGGCAGGAATGACCATGGACGACATCGATCTGGTGGAGCTCAACGAGGCCTTTGCCGTGCAAGTGGTGGCCAGCGCGAGGGAACTCGGCATCGATCCGGACAAGCTGAACGTGCACGGCGGCGCCATCGCCCTGGGCCACCCCTTCGGCATGACCGGGGCCCGGATGACCAGCACGCTGCTGAACGGACTTCAGTCCCGCGACGGGACCCTGGGGCTGGCCACGTTATGTGTTGGTGGCGGGCAGGGCATGGCCGTGGTTTTCGAACGGCTCACCTGA
- the galK gene encoding galactokinase — translation MTITSTASALAARFEETFGTAPDGVWQAPGRVNLIGEHTDYNEGFVLPFAIDKTAKVALRVREDTTVRMLSTFGGHGLVEADLAGLEPGSGEGWSRYPLGVAWALQERGIEVPGFDLLLDSDVPSGAGLSSSHAIECAVISALNELTGAGFAAEDLVLATQRAENIFVGAPTGIMDQSASLRGAKGQAVFLDCRDQHVELVPFDAESADLVLLVIDTKVSHSHADGGYASRRASCELGAELLEVTALRDVGVERLEEAAGLLDELTLRRVRHVVTENDRVLQTVETLASQGPAAIGALLDASHVSMRDDFEISCPELDLAVDTARTNGAIGARMTGGGFGGSAIALTPVGQEQQVRDAVVRSFAEAGFTAPDIFTVTPAAGALRLA, via the coding sequence ATGACCATCACCTCTACAGCCAGCGCTTTGGCCGCCCGTTTTGAAGAAACGTTCGGGACAGCTCCCGACGGCGTCTGGCAGGCACCGGGACGGGTGAACCTCATCGGCGAGCACACTGACTACAACGAAGGCTTCGTGCTGCCTTTCGCGATCGACAAGACCGCCAAGGTGGCGCTGCGGGTCCGTGAGGACACCACCGTGCGGATGCTCTCCACGTTCGGCGGACACGGCCTGGTTGAAGCTGACCTGGCCGGGCTGGAACCCGGTTCGGGGGAAGGGTGGTCCCGCTACCCGCTGGGCGTTGCCTGGGCACTGCAGGAACGGGGCATAGAGGTCCCGGGCTTTGACCTGCTTCTCGACTCCGACGTTCCCTCCGGCGCCGGACTTTCGTCCTCCCATGCCATTGAGTGCGCCGTCATTTCCGCCCTCAATGAGCTCACGGGTGCAGGCTTCGCGGCCGAGGACTTGGTGCTGGCTACCCAGCGCGCGGAAAACATCTTCGTGGGTGCACCCACGGGCATCATGGACCAATCGGCCTCCCTGCGGGGCGCCAAGGGACAGGCCGTCTTCCTTGATTGCCGCGACCAGCACGTTGAACTTGTCCCGTTCGATGCCGAATCGGCGGACCTGGTTCTCTTGGTCATTGACACCAAGGTGTCGCACTCACACGCCGACGGCGGTTACGCCTCCAGGCGGGCATCGTGCGAGTTGGGCGCGGAGCTTTTGGAGGTCACAGCGCTTCGCGATGTTGGCGTGGAACGCCTGGAAGAGGCCGCGGGCCTCCTGGACGAGCTCACCCTCCGCCGTGTCCGTCATGTTGTCACGGAGAACGACCGTGTCCTGCAGACGGTGGAGACCCTCGCCAGCCAGGGTCCGGCAGCCATCGGGGCCCTGCTGGATGCCAGCCACGTCTCCATGCGCGATGACTTCGAAATTTCCTGCCCGGAACTCGATCTTGCCGTCGACACCGCCCGAACCAACGGCGCAATCGGCGCCCGTATGACGGGCGGCGGATTCGGCGGCTCAGCCATTGCCCTCACCCCGGTGGGCCAGGAGCAGCAGGTGCGTGACGCCGTCGTGCGTTCCTTCGCGGAAGCGGGCTTCACCGCACCGGACATCTTCACCGTGACACCCGCTGCGGGAGCACTCCGGCTGGCCTGA
- the galT gene encoding galactose-1-phosphate uridylyltransferase, which produces MSRITSTRLADTRELIYFDDPGTPERTLESMVDHRDLPTRGEPGEVRYDALSGDWVAVAAHRQSRTHLPPADQCPICPTTAANPSEIPAADYDVVVFENRFPSLGPAVGDIPPLPAPGASGHGITGPAYGRCEVVAFTPQHTGSFAGLGQTRARTVIEAWAQRTEALSALPGIKQVFPFENRGADIGVTLHHPHGQIYAYPYVTPRAAQLGAVARKYYDDVDAKETLQASLLRAEREDGSRMILEAEHFSAYVPFAARWPLEVHLVPHRSVPDLAALSGEERDELSHVYLDLLQRLDALYPTPTPYISAWHQAPLDPVLRPAGQLHLQLTSPRRAADKLKYLAGSEAAMGAFINDTTPEAVAERLRSVAPVTAVSTSLEGSPA; this is translated from the coding sequence ATGAGCCGCATCACCAGCACCCGTCTCGCCGACACCCGCGAGCTGATTTACTTCGATGATCCCGGGACACCCGAGCGCACCCTGGAGTCCATGGTGGACCACCGCGACCTCCCCACGCGGGGAGAGCCTGGCGAGGTCCGGTATGACGCATTGTCCGGTGATTGGGTCGCGGTGGCGGCTCACCGTCAGTCACGCACGCACCTGCCGCCCGCGGACCAGTGCCCCATCTGCCCCACCACGGCGGCCAACCCCTCTGAAATCCCGGCGGCGGACTACGACGTCGTGGTGTTCGAGAACCGCTTCCCGTCCCTGGGGCCCGCAGTGGGCGACATTCCGCCCCTTCCCGCGCCGGGCGCCAGCGGCCACGGGATCACCGGACCCGCCTACGGACGCTGCGAAGTAGTCGCCTTCACCCCCCAGCACACCGGCTCCTTCGCCGGACTGGGCCAAACACGCGCCCGCACCGTCATCGAGGCGTGGGCCCAGCGCACCGAGGCCCTCAGTGCGCTCCCGGGCATCAAGCAGGTGTTCCCTTTCGAGAACCGCGGGGCGGACATTGGAGTCACGCTGCACCACCCGCATGGCCAAATCTATGCCTATCCGTATGTCACGCCCCGCGCAGCCCAGCTGGGTGCCGTGGCCCGGAAATATTACGACGACGTGGATGCGAAGGAAACGCTGCAGGCCTCCCTCCTGCGGGCCGAGCGTGAAGACGGCAGCCGCATGATCCTGGAAGCGGAGCACTTCAGCGCCTACGTACCGTTTGCGGCTCGATGGCCCCTGGAAGTCCATTTGGTTCCCCACCGCAGCGTCCCGGACCTGGCGGCCCTGAGCGGGGAAGAGCGCGACGAACTCTCCCACGTGTACCTGGATTTGCTCCAGCGGCTCGATGCTCTCTACCCCACGCCCACTCCTTATATCTCGGCGTGGCACCAGGCGCCCCTGGATCCGGTTCTGCGGCCCGCGGGCCAGCTGCACCTCCAGCTCACCTCGCCACGCCGCGCTGCGGATAAACTCAAGTATTTGGCCGGCTCGGAAGCAGCCATGGGTGCATTCATCAACGACACCACCCCGGAAGCTGTGGCGGAACGCCTCCGCAGCGTCGCCCCCGTTACCGCCGTCAGCACGTCCCTGGAAGGCTCCCCCGCATGA
- a CDS encoding aldose 1-epimerase family protein, with protein MPDSLPMTDQHQPAARRFATGRQFELRRGDALAVVTELAAGLRLYSRKGVQLTESYGDDQIPPGATGITLAPWANRIEDGLWFLDGKKQQLDITEASRNNASHGLLRNTGYALVDESEFSVTLEATVFPQHGYPFLVRHRVRYELDQALDLRVQQTLVNDSQGPAPVVLGAHPYLRVGDTAPEDLTLTVRAGTRLVADDRLIPRSAVAVDGEHDFSGGAAVGDLLVDVALTALAFDGGVARHVLTAPDGRSVALEQDESCPYVHVFVTDNFPGRTKAVALEPMTGPANAFNSGDGLRWVEPGGEFTMRWGIAASL; from the coding sequence ATGCCTGACTCCCTCCCCATGACAGATCAACACCAGCCGGCAGCACGCCGCTTCGCCACGGGCCGCCAATTTGAACTGCGCCGCGGTGATGCACTGGCTGTGGTCACCGAGCTCGCCGCCGGGCTCCGCCTGTACTCCCGGAAGGGTGTCCAGCTGACGGAGAGTTACGGGGATGACCAGATTCCGCCGGGCGCAACCGGCATCACCTTGGCGCCCTGGGCCAACCGGATCGAGGACGGCCTGTGGTTCCTGGACGGAAAGAAGCAGCAACTGGACATCACCGAGGCTTCGCGGAACAACGCCAGCCACGGACTCTTGCGGAACACCGGATATGCACTGGTGGACGAATCGGAGTTTTCCGTGACATTGGAGGCCACGGTGTTTCCGCAGCACGGCTACCCCTTCCTGGTCCGTCACCGCGTGCGCTACGAATTGGACCAGGCACTGGATCTCCGGGTCCAGCAAACGCTGGTCAATGACTCGCAGGGGCCGGCCCCGGTTGTCCTGGGCGCCCACCCGTACCTCCGTGTAGGTGACACCGCCCCGGAGGACCTGACCCTCACGGTGCGGGCCGGAACCCGCCTGGTGGCAGACGATCGGCTCATTCCCCGCAGCGCCGTGGCAGTTGATGGGGAGCACGACTTTTCCGGCGGTGCTGCTGTGGGTGACCTGCTGGTGGACGTCGCCCTGACGGCCCTGGCGTTCGACGGCGGCGTTGCCCGCCACGTGCTCACGGCACCCGATGGTCGAAGCGTTGCCCTGGAACAGGACGAAAGCTGCCCCTATGTGCACGTCTTCGTGACGGACAACTTCCCGGGCCGGACCAAAGCTGTTGCCCTGGAGCCCATGACAGGACCGGCCAATGCCTTCAACAGTGGCGATGGACTGCGCTGGGTGGAGCCCGGCGGAGAGTTCACCATGAGGTGGGGGATCGCTGCGTCCCTCTAG
- a CDS encoding AI-2E family transporter, which translates to MTPTPDARSRSDRQIAEDIPYGVRIAAAWSWRAGLILLMIGALVWLLGKVSFLIIPVMVAALLAGLLYPVVAWLRRRKVPNGLAVAITVLGFIGVIAGALALVGRQLVSGFGELWQEALLGIQQIQTWLSDGPLHLTADQIDKYISDGANALQNNSSSILSGALSFGSTAGHFAAGLVLALFILIFFLLEGSRIWGFLVRLLPKTARRATDGAGRRGWTSMVSYVRIQMFVAFVDAVGIGVGAAIIQVPLALPLAVLVFIGSFIPVVGALVTGAIAVLLALVANGPINALIMLAIVLLVQQLESHILQPLVMGKAVSLHPVAVILSVAAGSYLAGIPGALFAVPLLAVANTSVRYIAARAWEHEGEPGGAGPAGETTASDSTSVEGPDATTSKPDATTSKGE; encoded by the coding sequence ATGACGCCAACACCGGACGCCAGATCCCGTTCTGACCGCCAAATCGCCGAGGACATCCCGTACGGGGTGCGCATAGCCGCCGCCTGGTCCTGGCGCGCAGGGCTGATCCTGCTGATGATCGGCGCACTGGTGTGGTTGCTGGGCAAAGTAAGTTTCCTCATCATTCCGGTGATGGTGGCAGCGCTGCTGGCCGGATTGCTCTACCCGGTGGTTGCTTGGCTGCGTAGGCGGAAAGTGCCCAACGGCCTGGCAGTCGCCATCACGGTCCTGGGTTTCATCGGGGTCATCGCCGGTGCCCTGGCGCTGGTAGGCAGGCAGCTGGTCTCCGGTTTCGGGGAGCTCTGGCAGGAAGCGCTGCTGGGAATCCAGCAGATACAAACCTGGTTGTCCGATGGACCGCTGCACCTCACCGCGGACCAGATCGACAAGTACATTTCGGACGGCGCCAACGCCCTCCAGAACAACAGCAGCAGCATCCTCAGCGGGGCACTGTCCTTCGGCAGCACCGCAGGGCACTTTGCTGCCGGCCTTGTCCTTGCACTCTTCATCCTGATTTTCTTCCTGCTGGAAGGCAGCCGGATCTGGGGCTTCCTGGTCCGTTTATTGCCCAAGACCGCCCGACGGGCCACCGACGGCGCGGGACGGCGCGGCTGGACCTCCATGGTCAGCTACGTCAGGATCCAGATGTTCGTGGCCTTCGTTGACGCCGTGGGAATCGGGGTTGGTGCAGCCATCATCCAGGTGCCGCTGGCCCTGCCCCTTGCCGTCCTGGTGTTCATCGGCTCCTTCATTCCAGTGGTGGGTGCCCTGGTGACCGGTGCCATTGCCGTGTTGTTGGCCCTGGTGGCCAACGGACCCATCAATGCCCTCATCATGCTGGCTATTGTTCTGCTGGTGCAGCAGCTCGAAAGCCACATCCTCCAGCCCCTGGTCATGGGTAAGGCTGTTTCCCTCCACCCGGTGGCGGTCATCCTGTCCGTTGCCGCGGGTTCCTACCTTGCCGGGATCCCAGGAGCCCTGTTCGCCGTTCCGCTGCTTGCCGTAGCAAATACGTCAGTTCGGTATATTGCGGCCCGGGCGTGGGAACATGAAGGAGAACCGGGTGGCGCCGGACCTGCCGGCGAAACCACGGCCTCGGACAGCACCTCGGTTGAGGGCCCCGATGCCACCACTTCAAAACCTGATGCCACCACTTCAAAAGGAGAATAG
- the ilvA gene encoding threonine ammonia-lyase — MNTLETLPVGLADVLKAQELLEGIITKTPVESSRALGSLVGGNVFFKCENLQRAGSFKVRGAYVRMARLTEDEKKRGVVAASAGNHAQGVAVAAKSLGINARIYMPLGVALPKLAATRSHGAEVVLHGHNVDEALAEAQRYADESGAVFVHPFDNVDVVAGQGTIGLEILEQIPNVDTILMGVGGGGLLAGVAVAIKAKAKELGREIRVIGVQAENAAAYPPSLAADALVPLKKVTTMADGIAVGRPGQLPFSIIRELVDDVVTVSEDSLARALIFLLERAKMVVEPAGAVGVAALMDGKIENPGNTAVVLSGGNIDPMLMLKVIQRGLSAAGRFMTVRMMLDDRPGSLATIARIIAENDANVTGLDHTRLGGSISMGDVSITINLETKGHEHGEQVLGALRAEGFQPIVVH; from the coding sequence GTGAATACCCTCGAAACCCTGCCCGTCGGCTTGGCCGATGTCCTCAAGGCGCAGGAACTGCTCGAGGGCATTATTACCAAGACTCCTGTGGAGTCCTCCCGTGCCTTGGGCAGCCTCGTGGGCGGGAACGTCTTCTTCAAATGTGAAAACCTCCAGCGCGCAGGTTCGTTCAAGGTCCGTGGGGCATACGTCCGCATGGCGCGCTTGACCGAGGACGAGAAGAAGCGTGGAGTAGTTGCTGCATCGGCCGGAAACCATGCCCAGGGAGTGGCAGTAGCCGCAAAGAGCCTTGGCATCAATGCCCGGATCTACATGCCGCTGGGTGTAGCCCTGCCCAAACTGGCGGCCACCCGGAGCCATGGTGCAGAGGTGGTGCTGCACGGCCACAACGTTGATGAGGCGCTGGCGGAAGCCCAGCGGTACGCGGACGAGAGCGGCGCGGTTTTTGTCCACCCCTTCGACAACGTGGACGTCGTGGCAGGGCAGGGGACAATCGGCCTCGAGATCCTGGAACAGATCCCCAACGTTGACACCATCCTCATGGGAGTGGGCGGCGGGGGACTCCTGGCCGGCGTTGCCGTCGCCATCAAAGCCAAAGCCAAAGAACTGGGCCGGGAAATCCGAGTGATCGGTGTCCAGGCCGAAAACGCTGCAGCGTACCCGCCCTCACTGGCTGCCGACGCCTTGGTGCCGCTGAAGAAAGTCACCACCATGGCGGACGGCATTGCCGTGGGAAGGCCCGGGCAGTTGCCCTTCAGCATCATCCGCGAACTGGTGGACGATGTTGTGACGGTCAGCGAGGACTCGCTGGCCCGTGCGCTGATTTTTCTCCTTGAGCGGGCCAAGATGGTTGTTGAGCCCGCTGGTGCCGTGGGCGTGGCGGCACTGATGGACGGCAAGATCGAAAACCCGGGGAACACCGCCGTCGTGCTGTCCGGTGGCAACATCGATCCCATGCTGATGCTGAAAGTCATCCAGCGCGGTCTTTCGGCCGCGGGCCGTTTCATGACGGTCCGCATGATGCTGGACGACCGTCCCGGCTCCTTGGCCACGATCGCGCGCATCATTGCCGAGAACGACGCCAACGTCACTGGACTGGATCACACCCGCTTGGGCGGTTCCATCAGCATGGGCGACGTATCAATCACCATCAACCTGGAAACCAAGGGCCATGAACACGGCGAGCAAGTGCTCGGCGCGCTGCGGGCCGAGGGCTTCCAGCCGATCGTGGTCCACTGA